The following is a genomic window from Anaerolineae bacterium.
GTCTCTTCCTCCACGTAACCGGCCCGCATCGCCTCGGTGTAGAGGCGGCGTCCCCTCTCGGTGCGCACCACCAAGGTAGTGTAGCCGCGATTTGAGCCCAGGCCGCCGGCGGACAAATCGGCGTACTCGTTGGCGAACTCGACGCAGGCCAGGCAGGCAGGCCGCGCCCATTCCTCCAGCTGAGCCAGGGGAAAGCTTAGCTCCCGGCCATCGCGGAGGGTGACCAGAAACTCGTCCTTGACGTTGATCCCGGCCACGTCGGCCTCGCTGATGCCCAGCCGAGCCTGGAAGTCCTCAGGGGTGAAAGAGAAGCTCTCCAGGCAGAAGAGCCCGATGGCGTAGGTTATGGCATCCGCCGGCACGATGCCCAGACACTGCATCTTGCGCATGGCGATGACCTGACAGGGGGTACCGACCAGGGCCACTCGATGCAGCCGATCGCCCTCCAGGCTCTTCACGGCCGAGATCGAAGGGGTGTAGGTGGTGTAGCGGGATCCCAGCTGCTCCAGGTGAGCGGTGCCGGAGAAGTGGGAGCCGGCCGCCGCGACGATCTGGGCCCTGGTGGTGGCCACTGTCGGTGTCCGGCCGCCGGACTCGGTCCTGGTGGATACTATGGCCCCGTCAATGAGCCGCTTATCCAGCAGGTAGAGCAGCAGAGAGGTGACCACACCCCCGTCGGTGGCCACTTGACGCACCGCAGGGTCGGTTGCCCGTGCTGAAGCGACGGTGCCGCTGTCGGCTGCCCCTCTGGAACGAGCGAACCTTTCCTGAAGCTCGCCATCCAACTCGTGGGTCACAGGGCAGACGAGGTAGCAGAGGCCACAGGCGAGGCACCTGCGGCGGTCGGTGAAGCGCGGCAGGCCCCTCTCGTCCAGGGCAAGGGCGTGGAGCTGCCCCGCGGAGCAGAATGAGACACACCCTCCGCACTGAGCACAGAGGCCTGGCTTCACCACCTCGCTCTCGAGCTCGACGAACGTCTTCACCATCGCTGGCTGTAGGGTCAACTCCCCTCCTGTGATGGTGGGGTGGCACCGGAGGCGGGACACGAGCTTTTCCACCATGATGCCACAACCCTCGCACCGCAGCCATAAGGAGCCTAACCGGCTGCATTCGCGACTACCTGCTGTCTCTGAAGGCGCCCTGCGGCCACCGCGCTGGCGGCACCGCCAAGCTAGGGTTTCACAGGTTCTTTACGAGGGTCGGTGGCTGGGCCGTCTTAAGCCAACACCGGAGGCTGCCGATACCTGTGGTAGAGCACGGGCGCCGGGCCTCCAACACCGCGCCTGCAGTGGCGGAGGCGCATTCCGGTCTCTGCCGACGACCATTCGCTTAGGGACGAACTCCATGCGAAGGGCTGATCCTTAGTTCTAGATGGGCGAGGGTGGCGGATTGCTGACCCAGGGGGCTTATGACGATGCCGCCGGTGCTGACGCCGACCGCCGGCGGGTGCGGTCGGTGGGGCCGGGGCAGATGTTGGTCACTACTGACCCAGAGGAAGTGCTGGCGGCCTATGGCTTGGGCTCATGTATTGCAGTGCTAGGGTATGAGCCCAAGGCCGGGGTGGGCGGGCTGCTGCATGCACTGCTGCCTCAGAGCTGCCCTGGCGAAGGCGATGCAGCCAAGTTCGCTGACACCGGGATTCGCCTCCTGGTGGGCGAGATGGAACGCCTGGGATCCGACCGCGACGCCACCGCCTGGTACCTGGTGGGCGGTGCGGACGTGTTGCAGGGATCGAAGACGACCGCAGGCCTGAACATCGGCAGAGGGAACGTCGCCATGGCGGAGTCCGTCATGAGGGAAGAAGGTATGGCCATCCGGAGCCGTGAGGTCGGGGGCTCTGTGGCTCGCACGGTCAGATTGAGCATGCGGGACGGTACAGTAACAGTGACGCCGGTAGGCGGAGATGAGCAGACACTGTGAGGGTCGCCGGCAGGCCAGCTTCAGCTTCGCCAGGGGCGGCTCCGGTATCGGAGGCGAACACCGGTGGCCGGACGTCAGCAGGATGGGGCACATCGACCAAGGTGTCCGCTGAGGCCCTGAGGGCAGAAGGGAGCGCTCGACGGGCCGTGCAGAGAGACTGTTCGCCCTGGACGAGGAGGCCAATGTCCACAACTCGCGTGGTGGTGGCAGATGACTCCGCCTTCGTGCGGTACACCGTCAGCCATCACCTCTCCTGCCAGCCCGACCTGGAAGTAGTGGGGCTGGCGTCCAACGGGGTAGAGGCGGTGGAGCAGGTGGAGGCCCTGCGCCCCGACGTGGTGGTTCTGGACGTGGAGATGCCGCTAATGGACGGGCTGTCGGCGCTGCGGCAGGTCATGTCTCGACGTCCGACGCCGGTCGTGATGATGATGAACGGACTCGCCCGCGAGGGAGCTGCTAGCACGGTAGAGGCCCTCGTGTCAGGAGCGGTGGACTTCATCACCAAACCTGGCCAGCTCACTGGCGTGCATCAGGTGCTGGGCGAGCTGGGCCACAAGGTGCGCCAGGCGGCAGGCGCGCGGGTGCGAGCTCACCGTCCGCTGCGGCAGCGAGCGTTGTCGCGAGAGGGGGAGAGTGCGGGGCCCTCGGAGCATCTGGTTCTAGTCGGTACCTCGGGCGGAGGACCGGCGGCGCTAGGCGAGGTGATCGGCAGGTTGCCTGCGGACCTGGACGCGTGCGTGGTGGTGGTGCAGCACATGGGTGCCCCCTTCACCCGGGCGCTGGCCGAGCAGCTCGACCGCATCTCCCTCCTGCCAGTGAGGGAAGCCGCCGCGGGTGACCGGGTGGAAAGGAGGCAGGTGCTGATCGTACCCGGAGGGAGGTACTTGACGCTGACCGAGGAGAGAGAACTGTGCCTGACCGCCGGACCGCCAGGCGGCGGGAGGCGGCTGACCCTGGATCTCGCTCTGGAATCGGCGGCGCAAGTGTTCGGGCGACGGGCGCTGGCGGCGATCCTCACCGGGCTAGGACGCGACGGGCTGGCGGGAGCCCGAGCTCTCAAGGAGCGGGGTGGTCGGGTCCTGGCCCAGGATGAGGCCACCAGCGTGTTCTACGAGATGCCGGGCAGCGTCGTAGAGGCGGGCCTGGCCGATGAGGTGGTGCCGCTGGACCTGATGGCCGACACCATAGCGGAGATGGTGAAAGCGACGGAGCCGCGGCCGGGAGCGAAAGGGCCGGCTGGGTGAACGACAGCGAGTTCCGCTCTATCACCGCCTACCTGGATCGTGTGCACGGGCTGGACCTGAGTGCCTACAAGAGCACGGCCATGAAGCGGCGCCTGGAGGCGTACTTGACGCGAATGCGGGCCGGCAGCTGGGCCGAATACGTGGTCAGGCTCGAGCGGGAGCCGGAGGAAGGGCACCGCCTGAGGGATTACCTCACCATCAGCGTCACTAGCTTCTTCCGCGATGCCG
Proteins encoded in this region:
- a CDS encoding coenzyme F420 hydrogenase; the encoded protein is MTLQPAMVKTFVELESEVVKPGLCAQCGGCVSFCSAGQLHALALDERGLPRFTDRRRCLACGLCYLVCPVTHELDGELQERFARSRGAADSGTVASARATDPAVRQVATDGGVVTSLLLYLLDKRLIDGAIVSTRTESGGRTPTVATTRAQIVAAAGSHFSGTAHLEQLGSRYTTYTPSISAVKSLEGDRLHRVALVGTPCQVIAMRKMQCLGIVPADAITYAIGLFCLESFSFTPEDFQARLGISEADVAGINVKDEFLVTLRDGRELSFPLAQLEEWARPACLACVEFANEYADLSAGGLGSNRGYTTLVVRTERGRRLYTEAMRAGYVEEETYRDAAEMQDRKAGILAKIAHFSRLKRERGTARRKAIREE
- a CDS encoding chemotaxis protein CheD — protein: MGEGGGLLTQGAYDDAAGADADRRRVRSVGPGQMLVTTDPEEVLAAYGLGSCIAVLGYEPKAGVGGLLHALLPQSCPGEGDAAKFADTGIRLLVGEMERLGSDRDATAWYLVGGADVLQGSKTTAGLNIGRGNVAMAESVMREEGMAIRSREVGGSVARTVRLSMRDGTVTVTPVGGDEQTL
- the cheB gene encoding chemotaxis-specific protein-glutamate methyltransferase CheB yields the protein MSTTRVVVADDSAFVRYTVSHHLSCQPDLEVVGLASNGVEAVEQVEALRPDVVVLDVEMPLMDGLSALRQVMSRRPTPVVMMMNGLAREGAASTVEALVSGAVDFITKPGQLTGVHQVLGELGHKVRQAAGARVRAHRPLRQRALSREGESAGPSEHLVLVGTSGGGPAALGEVIGRLPADLDACVVVVQHMGAPFTRALAEQLDRISLLPVREAAAGDRVERRQVLIVPGGRYLTLTEERELCLTAGPPGGGRRLTLDLALESAAQVFGRRALAAILTGLGRDGLAGARALKERGGRVLAQDEATSVFYEMPGSVVEAGLADEVVPLDLMADTIAEMVKATEPRPGAKGPAG